A single window of Vigna unguiculata cultivar IT97K-499-35 chromosome 1, ASM411807v1, whole genome shotgun sequence DNA harbors:
- the LOC114192255 gene encoding protein MARD1 gives MLLRNRSRAVSKPGLMADHSSQQSPTQNYAKTIPSLFGSPKFRDFTNKCLSSGTEALRSPTSILDARALSPFAFANPFSTPPNKTSPPSRTSWDKPDSKGLALALVGAFKDDDNPIHDSSETNKGNVLLRVKIPFESQTCGDDFGSKPKDSKNSSGSESFAKDDCVSTSVRALSWSEMELSEEYTCVISHGPNPKTTHIFNNCIVVETYYSLPQNQNSHSATSANFLSFCHTCKKHLDQTKDIFIYRGEKAFCSRECRHQEMVLDGIENLEFESNGFS, from the exons ATGCTGCTGAGGAACAGATCAAGAGCAGTGAGCAAGCCAGGTTTGATGGCTGATCATAGCTCTCAGCAATCCCCCACTcaaaactatgctaaaactatTCCCTCTCTATTTGGGTCACCAAAATTCAGAGATTTCACCAACAAGTGTCTCTCTTCAGGAACCGAGGCCTTAAGGAGCCCAACTTCAATTCTTGATGCCAGAGCATTATCCCCTTTTGCCTTTGCAAATCCATTCTCAACTCCTCCAAACAAAACCTCCCCACCAAGCAGAACATCCTGGGACAAGCCTGATTCAAAGGGTCTTGCTCTTGCTCTTGTTGGTGCTTTCAAAGATGACGATAACCCAATTCATGACAGTTCTGAGACCAACAAAGGAAACGTTCTGCTTAGAGTGAAAATCCCATTTGAGTCTCAGACATGTGGTGATGATTTTGGAAGCAAGCCCAAGGATTCAAAAAACTCATCTGGGTCAGAAAGTTTTGCAAAGGATGATTGCGTTTCAACTAGTGTGAGGGCTCTGTCTTGGAGTGAGATGGAGCTTTCTGAGGAATATACATGCGTGATATCCCATGGACCTAACCCAAAAACCACACACATATTCAATAATTGCATTGTGGTGGAGACCTATTATTCTCTCCCCCAAAACCAAAACTCTCATTCTGCTACCTCCGCAAATTTCCTCAGCTTCTGTCACACTTGCAAGAAACATCTTGACCAGACCAAGGACATCTTTATTTATAG AGGAGAGAAAGCTTTCTGTAGCAGGGAGTGCCGCCACCAAGAAATGGTGCTGGATGGAATAGAAAATTTAGAGTTTGAAAGCAATGGCTTTTCTTGA